ACGGTTTGATTGCAACACATCCAAGCGTATGGATTGTTTCCTTTCACCGGGGTAGAGGCTCCCTGAATTGATAGAAAGTCAAAGTCGGTGTCGTTTGGGTGAAAGTCGTCAGTGAGTAAAAGTACGCTGCCGTATTCGGATTGGAAGTTCGTGGCATAGGCGGACATGCAGTCGGCATTTTCCAGACGGTAGAGCTCGTTGTGGAGTCCTTTGTCAAGCATTCTTGAGAATGAGAAGTAGGGGTTCGTATACATGGTGTTATTCTTGTCTATAAAATCGTGAGGTGGGCGGACGTTGTTCGCGTTAAAATCGGAGAACGGCTTGTTTCCTGCAAATATTTCGTACTCGAGGTTTGTGAttgtggagaagatggtcgagTTGTAACTGTTCTTACAGTTAATATTTCTGATAAGTATATGAACTGAACGTAGAGTAACCAATATGAACGTACAATAGATGAAGCGGGAGAGACGATAGCGCGAGAATCAGCCAAAGAATGAGTTTCATCTTCGAGATTCGAAACAAATTCCGCATGCTAGGCACACCGATATCCAGCCATTGATTCTTCTGATGTGCGCGATCAATCTCCGCTCGTGTAGGGGCGCATAGGCATTGCTGTCTGAATGTCAGGATCTAAGCACCATCCCTACAGGTAAAAGAAACATCTCTCTACCATAGTATAGGAACTCGCGCAAAGCAGAGCAGTGCTTAAAATGTTGATGACCAAATGAATCCCAGTACTCAttctcttggtcttggtaCAATCGCCGGTGTAGAGTACCCCGCGATCTTCTGTAAGATCATGATGCGACACGGCCCAGGCGACAAAGGAAACATTAAACAGTAGTACGATAATACTTGATAACGAGCCTAGATATAACGACCGTTTCCAGTTTTCCGTTTTGCGCTTCTTTCGGTGTTTTCGCGTCGATTGGACTCCTGTCCGGTCGCTGAGATCTGTTCCGTCTTCGCTGGACGAGTTCGGCCCTAGTGGTTCTTCATCTCGTGGAATTGAAAGCAGTTCTACCGTTTCCGCCCGGTCAAATGTTTTTTGGGACATATTTTGTGGTTAAAGGGTGAATATGTAGCATCAGGGGTTGATTTGCCATGTCAGAGTGAACAAATAGAGGAAATTCAGAATCGACATGCGCCTTGACGGTCCAGAGTGAGATTTCGCAGGATCAACATTGGTCCCTGAATCGAATCGAGGCCGTGTCTGCCTTGGCGagtttaattaatattaGCAGCGATTAAAGAGGACTAAAGCACGCTGATCCTTTCCCAGAATCGAATCGGCTGTTATTGGGGGCCATTCGGAGAAGACATCCAATTATTTTAGTCTTCCCATAGGCTAACGGTACGGCTAAAAGCTTGGGCATTTGGTCCAGGTCTTTGCTGCTCTTCTGATCGGCTATATATACGCTGTGGATAGGGTAACGGAGCCACCAGTCGATCTGCAAATTGATATCCACTTATAAGCAAATCAATTTTGTCTTCGAGCTCGTTAGCTACGCGAAGCTGCTTAGGATGTATAGGCTTCTGACCCAATGGAGTGGTTAAATGTTCGTATTAGGGCTAATGTGAGATAAGCGGGTAACAAGATCAATATCTATGATAGCAATCTATGGCTGGTTGAGGTCATCGGAAATGTTCAACGTCCCCTGTGCTCCCAACCCTAAATCATCACAATCACCATTCATGGTAAAATGAAAACCTCGCTTTCAAGACCTTTGTGCAGGGCAGGCGAGCTGGCCATTGACTAACCGGAACACCCCATCTATAGCATGTTAGCTTGAAATCAGCTTACCATTCATTCAAGACTTACCCTGATTAAACGTGACCTTAGCCGCCCGTCGCTGTGATCCCCGAGCAACGTATTCCAAGGGGCGTCGGACTACATTATCGCACCAACAATCGATTCGGTACCTGTCCTGAGAGATCTTGACATATTCGCAGCCCCAGCAACCACCCCTCGCCAGTCCTTGTCCACTAGATGTAGTACTTAGTATCCATGACGTACAAACCCAGCTAACAATAAATATGAATAGAAAGAGCATGGGGATATGCATACTTCGGTAACGCGACCAATGCCTCGCTAACAGTATCCCAACCAAGACAATTATCCAAGACCACCTCTGTAGGACGCGCATCCCTGCCATTGGATCTACAATTACCGAACAGCTTTGCCCGAGGCAGCTGTGGCGGTGCATCCGAGTTTCCGACTGGTTGATTTCTGTTGCTGGCAGGGGGTGCTGCTTCGTTCGGCGGCGGTACAGGTTCGCGTTTCATGGGTGTGTTGGGAGGTACGGGTGGCTCACCCGTGTTCGGTCCAAGTTGTCCATATACTGGCTCTGGAATTATCGCGTTTGGGCCAGGTTGAGGAGCTCTGTTGGCTCCACCTCTGTTTGGCTCTGGCGGTGCTGCGTTTATGTTCCTTGCCGGTAGTATCTTGACGCCCACACACTGGTCGTGGATTTGTCGGGTTGAAGACTGTGGGGGCTGGATCGTATTTTCATAAACCCCCCCTGTTCCACTGCTTCCGGCTTGGCTTCCGGGTCCAAATCTTATACTGACAGCTACAGCTGAGAGATAGAAAGCAATGAGGGTATAAGTTCGAAACATCTCTGCGGTGTAGAAGATAGTGACTGACAGGACTtcgaagagaggaaaatagGGGTGATTTAAGTTATCTCAACAGGGTGCTGGGTTATAGAGCCGGATATATTCATCGTCGGGTTACCTGATCGCATGAGAAGAGACCTTGCCTACTTCTTTGTAAAGTGCGGCTTGCGTACAGAGGTCAATTTCCGTGTAGCAAAGTAGGTATTCTAGATTCAGCCGAAATTACTTTCATTTATAAAGGTCTTTGAAAATTACATGAAAATCCTTCTAAGCAGTGGGTAAAGACCCTTTCTGGCAAACAGATTCTCAAGGAACTGGGCAAATGGGGCAACGAAACTAACTCAACTGGTAACCACGCTAAGCAGtgccagcaaagaaagacTAGTTGATCCATACTGAACTTGATGCCGAGGGTAACACAGCTTATTCTTTGTCAAGCAACTCTTTCGGCTGTCGGGAGCATGGACTCCCACCTTGGATATTCGAATTCTTTGGATATAGCCCCTGAGGAACACAGAATCTACCAGGCTCTTGGTGATGACGGTCAGTCTTAGAAGGACACCTGAAAGATGAGTGGTATCGTGAGGGACTCAGTAAGAGGGACATCATAAGGGGGCTATCCTATACTACCCGCGTTGTATTCCCAATCATGCAACCAGTAAACAATATTGAAGATAAATGGGCGATAATATTCTCTACGTGATATATCTGCGGTCATGATACCTAAACACATGTGTAACTCTGCCAATCGCCCGGGCTTCCATTAAGAAATCTCGGCTCCTTGGGCCATACACACAGTTTCCTAGTTGTATTCGACCCATCAGGAGGTGCCGAGCTCATGACTTCCCCGGGCTGAATCCCATCCTCCACCCACGGCAACAAAGCATCAAGAGCATGGTAAGTGGCGGGTACGTGAGTATACGCTGAATTGGCCCCACAGTGCCCACCCCCAGGAACCATGAACAATCGGATAAAATCAGGGACATCTTGCCCTTTCATAGTCGACTGGATCTGTTTCAGGTGCTCGATTGGCCACGTAGCTGCATTGTACTGATCTGCCCATCCTTGAAGCGTGATTAACTTGCCTCCTCGCTGACTGAATGCCGACAGGTCAGGAGAGATTTCGTCAATGGCCGGTGATGCAGTGTAGTCTAGATGATCGACATCAGAGCCCCAGTTGAAAGATGTGACGTTATACGTTCTGTCTTTGAATACTAGCTGGCGAAGAATAGGAGCCGCGTACGAGGAGTACAGATATGTTTCCTGGGCCAGCCAACCGTTTTCTGAGCCCAGATCGAAGCCGGGATAGATCTGCTTTCCGGTACGTTGATCCTTCGGCCCGGCATAAATCTGGAGTGTCGATTAAATTTGGGCTGGAGTAAGACACACAGTCTTATTGTTGCTGATGGCAGTCTGACCGGGCTGGCATTCCAGTGTTCTGATATCAAAGTCACACCTCAACGGATTCTCAATCAACCCGTCTTTGACACCATCTAGCTCATCACAGGCAGCTACTGTTCTTTTCGTGATGAGATTCAAAGCATCCTGACTCATAAACCCCTCCCCAGTCGCATGTAGTCCATTCCAGAGGAAGCTCAGTATCAAGTGACTGTACCAATTTCCCGGACTTCCAGCATAGATACCATCAAACAAGGTAGGATGGTACTGTGCAAGTGCATAGCCCTGGGCACCGCCAGTTGAGCAGCCCCAGAAATAACTGTAGGCCGGTTGCTCAGCGTAATAGTTTGCAGTGATGGATCGCGTGACATTGGTGGTCATGGCTATTGAATTGTGGATCCAGGCTTTCACCTTCGCGATATCGTCTAAGAACGGTACAGAGTCGTTAGGTCCACTGGCTTCACTTTCGAGTAGTGGGTGTCCACTGTCACAACCTGCGACTGCGAAGCCGGAATTGAGGTTTGTGAGCATGGTGGCGTTATCAATATCGCCGGCGAAGCCTCCGTTTCCTAGAGCCTCGATTAGTGTACTCCCCTTAGATATAGTTGGTCAACTCTTACCAACGGCAAGGAAACGTCCATTGTAATGATACTGGTCTGGAAGGAATAGTTCCCAGGTAAGGGTGTTATTCCCGCGTGGGTCCGGCGTAGCATCCCCGCCAGCCATGTAGTTAATGGTTCCTTGAACATGGCAGAGAGGAAGCTCATTTCTGACGGGACTTCCATTACTGGATAGCGTGAGCCCTCCTATAGGCACATTTTGAGCGTGATGGATATGTGCCGCATTGTCAATCTGGGCTCCAGCGAGACTTGCACAGCCCACTTTCTCTTGCCGCCCCAGCGGGATGCCCTTGACGACTTGTAGGACCGCAAATACGTAGGTTATAGATAATACTCTCATTGTAAGTGGCAGGGGAAATGAGATTCGATGGCTGCCAGTCGTGACTTCAAAGCAAAACGGGGTTTTTAAGTTCTGAGGGACATCAATTTCTCAGGACATTGATTTCCTCCCCACCTGGGAAGGTCGACAATGCTCCACGAGTCATGATTGATGGGCGGGTAATATCTACCGGTTGAATATTTCAAGAAATATTCTTTTGAACCTTAAATGGGATCATCCATGGTCTAGGACCGAAACCCCGATATATCGGCTGGCGGCGCCGATGGCCGATAAGAGTTCCTGGAACAGTAACCGCGAAACATGATCTACGGTTGGACGCCCAGAGTGAGCAATACAATTACATATATCGGGTCGGTGTAGTTGAACCCGACCAAACTTGGGAATCTTTGCCTACTGTTTGGTCACAGCATCGGAGACCTTATTTGCGTGTGAGTTTAGGCCAATGCAGAGGTCAGCTCAGTTAAAAGTGCTCTAGATACTACACACCTCATGCCATCGGTTGCGAGTAGCATTATACACTcggcaagggaaaagggaacAGAATCAATAATGCTCAACACACGCCCCATCCGCATCGGTAATGTCTCCGGTGCAACCGGCGACCACCCCCAGGCAATGTTGCGAATGGCGCAGCACGGTAACGTCgatgtcatcgtcggagACTGGTTATCGGAAATGAATATTGCATGGAATGCGATAACCAAATCACAAGACCCGGATTTGGGATATGAGCCTGGGTTTCTCGCCCAGTTAAGCGACTGCCTAGATATCGTTGTAGCAAAGGATATAAAAGTCGTCGCGAACGCTGGGGCGTTGAACACGTCATCCCTTATGCAGAAGGTTTGCGCACTATGCAAAGAGAGAGGGCATAGCAAAGTCATAGTGGCTTCAGTACTAGGAGACGATATCTCGGAGCCaatccagaagaaggagccTGGTTTCCAGGACTTACATCATCTGGACCACGACGAGTGGAAACTGAAGGATTGGCCATTGAAGCCACACTGTGCTGTGGCATACATTGGGGCTTGGGGTATTGTGGAAGCTCTAAATGCAGGCGCTGACATTGTCATATGTGGTCGTGTCACTGATGCTTCGCCAGTTATTAGCGCCGCGGCGTGGTGGTATAGGTGGCAGCGAGACGCTTGGGATGAGCTTGCCGGTGCACTGGTTGCTGGACGTATGTATGATTCCCTGCTTGATCTTACTGACATGTTACTTACCACAATTGCCATAGACCTCATTGAGTGTGGTCCGTATGTGACAGGTGCCAACTTCTCCGGCTTCAAGCCCTTGCTTCCCAACCTTGTCgacctttccttccccatcgCTGAAATCAGTCCTGATGGCAGTTGCATAATCACTAAGTGTGAAGCCTACGGTGGAGCAGTGACTAAGTTCAACACCATCGCCCAGCTACTTTACGAGCTACAAGGGGAGTTATATCTCAATCCAGACGTCGCAACCGACCTGCGAAATGTATCCGTAGACGAGATCGGCCCTGGTCGCGTCAGGGTTTATGGTGCCATTGGACAACCGCCACCACCGACGACAAAAGCCATGATAGCAGCGCCGGGAGGCTATCAAGCAGAAGCGATATTCTACATCAATGGTCTGGACGTGAACGAGAAAGCAGAGATGCTTCGAAATCAACTTGATCACGCTCTCCGTGGTAACGGCTTTTGCAAATTATCCATTGAACTCTACGGCTCACCTGCCATCAACCCGTCTAGTCAACAGGCGGGAACAGTATTTCTACGTATATTTACACAAGCGAGGAATATTGAGGACATCTCAGCAGAGAGATTCAAGACACTGATATATGCCCTGCGGATGCAAAGCTACCCAGGTATGCTACCCCTATATATTGTTTTAGAAGGGATATTCTAACGGAAGAAAGGATATCACATGAATCTTGACTTTCGGATGATGGATGCAAAACCATTCATGGAGGTCTTTCCAGCAGTTATTCCGCTTGACCTTCTATATCATCGAATCATTCTCTCCAATGGCATACAACAGGGTGCACCGTCTGCTCCAGTCACAAGAATATACCCGATCCAGAGACCTTCCTACGAGACCAAGATTCCCATACCTTTGAGTCAGTTCGGCGCGAAGGAGGCCGCCCCGTTGGGTAGTATAGTTCACGCCCGCTCAGGAGACAAAGGGGATAATTTTAActtgggcttctttgtcCGAAACTCTGACGAGTACCCGTGGCTGCAATCATTCTTAACAGTGGATCGATTCAAAGAGCTACTTGGGGATGACTGGccaaaaagagagaatgagCCTCGAGCGGAACGATGCGAGTTTCCAAAACTGTTAGCTGTTCACTTCAGAGTTCTAGACTTCTTAGATGGTGGCATTGCTAGTTCTAGTCGGATTGATGGGCTGGGCAAAGGGATAGGGGAATACTTAAGAAGTCGCGTGGTGGACATTCCGAAGAAGTTTTTAGAAAGAGGTTGGATCTAATTGACTGCGAACATGGCGTGCCAAGAAAATATATAGACTACATAGATCAATATGATGTTTTGATACAAATTGTATCCTCACCACATAGGAGGTATATTCATGTCTATGTCGCCGATCTCTCCTAGCCAATCGTGAAATAGCCGTCCGACTGGGTCATCTCCATGCCCTTCTAGCATCTGGAAGCGTCGGAGGTCATCGAAGCATTCCCGTAAAACGGAGTCAACGCCCAGGGAGTTCGAGGAGGGATCGCCTATGTCCCAGGAAGCTACTGGTGCAATGCCCGGTGTGGCGCTAACTGCTGTGTTATCTACCGATAATAATGGCTCGTCAGGTCCAAGCGCTGCTCGCTTGTGTTGGGCTGATGCTGAACCGGTGGTCTGGGAATGGTATTCAATGGCATCCGCGAGCATGGCATCAGTCAGACGGTTGAAGACATCATGGCAGTGCTTCGTCACGTTCCACCGTTCAGAGATACCGACTAATACATTCGAGCATGCTCTTGAGTCATGCACTATTTCAATTATGGTGGGATCGCTCTGAAGGAGGGAGAATATACTGCTGGGAGCCCGACGCTTGCGAGCTCGGAAGTGTCTACCCACGGCATAGACGTAGGACAGGCCGGCCATGAAAACAGAATGGAGAGTTATCCAAGTGTAGTTAATGCGCCGGGAGCGGTGAAGATGTGAATACAATGTGATGGACTGTTTCGCGGCGACGAATATGGTTTGTGGGACGCCCGCGTCCTGATGAGGCGATGATCCTAGTGCTGGTGATGGCCTATACAACATAAGGAGGGCATTATAATATAATAGCTCATACCATTCCCGGGCACGATAGCTGGACTGGTCTCCTAAAAGGGGGCTAGCCAGATCTATTTCTGGAAGCGCTAATGCCGCGGTTTCATTATGCCATTGAGCAAGATCATCGGCAAGTTTATCTCGAGCCACCAAGGCAGCGTCGCTTTGTGTTCGACCGGATATGTTGTGTAGTGCAGACAATATATCGCCACAGATTATTCGGTAGCGGACAATGTGAACAAACAACGCCGTGCGGGAGATGG
This window of the Aspergillus oryzae RIB40 DNA, chromosome 8 genome carries:
- a CDS encoding acyclic terpene utilization AtuA family protein (predicted protein), with protein sequence MLNTRPIRIGNVSGATGDHPQAMLRMAQHGNVDVIVGDWLSEMNIAWNAITKSQDPDLGYEPGFLAQLSDCLDIVVAKDIKVVANAGALNTSSLMQKVCALCKERGHSKVIVASVLGDDISEPIQKKEPGFQDLHHLDHDEWKLKDWPLKPHCAVAYIGAWGIVEALNAGADIVICGRVTDASPVISAAAWWYRWQRDAWDELAGALVAGHLIECGPYVTGANFSGFKPLLPNLVDLSFPIAEISPDGSCIITKCEAYGGAVTKFNTIAQLLYELQGELYLNPDVATDLRNVSVDEIGPGRVRVYGAIGQPPPPTTKAMIAAPGGYQAEAIFYINGLDVNEKAEMLRNQLDHALRGNGFCKLSIELYGSPAINPSSQQAGTVFLRIFTQARNIEDISAERFKTLIYALRMQSYPGYHMNLDFRMMDAKPFMEVFPAVIPLDLLYHRIILSNGIQQGAPSAPVTRIYPIQRPSYETKIPIPLSQFGAKEAAPLGSIVHARSGDKGDNFNLGFFVRNSDEYPWLQSFLTVDRFKELLGDDWPKRENEPRAERCEFPKLLAVHFRVLDFLDGGIASSSRIDGLGKGIGEYLRSRVVDIPKKFLERGNAGASEEAVVRGETG
- a CDS encoding uncharacterized protein (predicted protein), producing the protein MRVLSITYVFAVLQVVKGIPLGRQEKVGCASLAGAQIDNAAHIHHAQNVPIGGLTLSSNGSPVRNELPLCHVQGTINYMAGGDATPDPRGNNTLTWELFLPDQYHYNGRFLAVGNGGFAGDIDNATMLTNLNSGFAVAGCDSGHPLLESEASGPNDSVPFLDDIAKVKAWIHNSIAMTTNVTRSITANYYAEQPAYSYFWGCSTGGAQGYALAQYHPTLFDGIYAGSPGNWYSHLILSFLWNGLHATGEGFMSQDALNLITKRTVAACDELDGVKDGLIENPLRCDFDIRTLECQPGQTAISNNKTIYAGPKDQRTGKQIYPGFDLGSENGWLAQETYLYSSYAAPILRQLVFKDRTYNVTSFNWGSDVDHLDYTASPAIDEISPDLSAFSQRGGKLITLQGWADQYNAATWPIEHLKQIQSTMKGQDVPDFIRLFMVPGGGHCGANSAYTHVPATYHALDALLPWVEDGIQPGEVMSSAPPDGSNTTRKLCVWPKEPRFLNGSPGDWQSYTCV